A window from Vigna angularis cultivar LongXiaoDou No.4 chromosome 7, ASM1680809v1, whole genome shotgun sequence encodes these proteins:
- the LOC108336653 gene encoding cation/H(+) antiporter 15, translating to MDVDIPPTRIAELLLWYRSVEVLSFLLDGYVNPEWPTKMIKAGLLTGRSFLGKASNLKKLFSARSIYIVDAISRYGVMMFLFLVGVKVEPRLVFRTGKKTLAIGLCSCVFPLLFSLGAAYILKQYLTPDLKVYKSLYFIAAFSSTGSFQATTSALQDFKLLNSEVGRLAISSSMINGGFSALWQGIVVSHRTKSMQKYTAKSFSFGSISLIALLLVILCICRPIMLWMIRMTPKGKPVKESYIVSIYVMVLGCSLFGEVIGEHYMIGPLILGLAVPEGPPLGSALVERLDTFISGLLLPLFFLTSSNRFNYDLISFDDFIVVQLVALGNFFAKLAGVVLPSLYCKMPLTDALALALILSAQGISQLVHFQSLQTFRIIDDRAYTQMVIALIWLTAASNPIVKFLYDPSKSYLSLTRWRTIEHSPPDVELPIIACIHCEENTTSMINFLEISNSRVESPIYCHVLHLLKLKGRTAPLLIDHELKCSSNLSRSNHSVNIINAFKSYQKHSRSVKVKVYTCISPYETMHDEICMQAAEKRASILIAPFHKQFRTNEVIELANPIKALNRHLLRTAPCSVGILVERGSFVSNNPLTTLSFYNVAVVFIEGPDDREALAYAMRIADHPNVSVTVIRITEPRKKSRISIIRDPDAEIVHKFMISYLQMKRHDFKEQVVRDSLEMVGVIRTLEGCFDLILVGRRHESESSMFYGMNDWMEYPELGSVADMLVSSDSTFDGSVLVVQQQNKLGGMVGRQDYYNSVNFFSRREVPTVLDVQPETTGWPVI from the exons ATGGATGTTGACATCCCTCCAACAAGGATAGCGGAACTCCTTCTTTGGTATAGGAGCGTGGAG GTTTTATCATTCCTTTTGGATGGATATGTGAATCCAGAATGGCCAACAAAAATGATAAAG GCAGGGTTGCTAACGGGACGATCATTTTTGGGGAAAGCTTCAAACCTTAAAAAGTTGTTCTCCGCAAGATCTATCTACATAGTTGACGCAATCTCTCGTTACGGGGTGATGATGTTTCTGTTCTTGGTGGGAGTGAAAGTAGAACCACGTTTAGTTTTTAGAACAGGGAAAAAGACTTTGGCCATTGGCTTATGTTCTTGTGTATTCCCACTCCTTTTTAGCTTAGGTGCAGCTTATATTCTAAAGCAATATTTGACCCCGGATTTAAAGGTTTACAAGTCCCTATATTTTATTGCGGCTTTCTCATCAACTGGTTCCTTTCAAGCCACTACCAGTGCATTGCAAGATTTTAAGCTCCTAAATTCCGAGGTTGGTCGATTAGCAATCTCTTCATCTATGATAAATGGAGGGTTCAGTGCGTTGTGGCAAGGCATCGTAGTCTCGCACCGAACAAAATCTATGCAAAAATACACAGCAAAATCTTTTTCATTCGGTAGCATCAGTCTGATTGCACTGCTGCTTGTCATCCTGTGTATTTGTCGACCTATCATGTTATGGATGATACGCATGACACCCAAAGGGAAACCCGTGAAAGAGTCCTATATAGTTTCCATCTATGTCATGGTGTTGGGGTGTTCATTATTTGGTGAGGTCATTGGGGAGCACTACATGATTGGACCATTGATTCTTGGCCTAGCAGTGCCAGAAGGTCCACCTCTTGGATCAGCATTGGTAGAGAGGCTTGATACCTTCATCTCGGGACTGCTTTTGCCCTTGTTCTTCTTAACTTCCAGTAATAGATTCAACTACGATCTAATTTCTTTCGATGACTTCATAGTTGTACAACTTGTGGCCTTAGGTAACTTCTTTGCCAAGCTTGCAGGAGTCGTTTTGCCCTCACTCTATTGCAAGATGCCACTCACTGATGCACTCGCCTTAGCTCTCATCCTTAGTGCCCAAGGCATCTCACAGTTGGTGCATTTTCAAAGTTTACAAACCTTTCGT ATTATAGATGATAGAGCGTACACGCAAATGGTGATAGCTTTAATATGGTTGACAGCAGCTTCCAACCCTATAGTCAAATTCTTGTATGACCCATCTAAAAGTTACTTGTCTCTAACAAGGTGGAGAACCATTGAGCATTCTCCTCCCGACGTTGAACTTCCGATCATTGCATGCATACACTGTGAGGAAAACACTACATCCATGATCAATTTTCTAGAAATATCTAACTCCAGAGTTGAAAGTCCCATTTACTGCCATGTTCTACACCTGCTTAAACTGAAAGGTAGAACAGCCCCACTTTTGATAGATCATGAACTCAAGTGCAGCAGCAATCTATCGCGCTCTAATCATTCAGTGAACATAATAAATGCCTTTAAATCATATCAGAAACACAGCAGAAGCGTGAAGGTGAAAGTCTACACATGTATCTCCCCTTATGAGACAATGCACGATGAGATATGCATGCAGGCTGCAGAGAAAAGAGCATCCATATTAATTGCACCTTTTCACAAGCAATTTAGAACAAATGAGGTTATAGAATTAGCAAACCCCATTAAAGCATTGAATCGCCATTTGCTGAGAACCGCACCTTGTTCCGTTGGGATCTTAGTTGAACGCGGGAGTTTTGTTAGCAACAACCCTCTAACAACTCTATCCTTTTATAATGTTGCAGTTGTATTTATAGAAGGGCCAGATGACCGTGAAGCATTGGCATATGCAATGCGCATAGCAGATCACCCCAATGTAAGTGTCACTGTAATTAGGATAACAGAACCTCGCAAGAAAAGTAGAATTTCGATCATAAGAGACCCTGATGCTGAAATAGTTCACAAGTTTATGATCAGCTACCTCCAAATGAAACGACATGATTTCAAAGAACAAGTTGTGAGAGATAGTCTTGAAATGGTTGGTGTGATTAGAACACTCGAAGGTTgctttgatttgattttggtgGGTAGACGCCACGAGAGTGAGTCTTCAATGTTCTATGGAATGAATGATTGGATGGAGTACCCAGAACTTGGATCTGTAGCAGACATGTTAGTGTCTTCAGATTCTACCTTTGACGGCTCAGTTTTGGTGGTGCAGCAACAAAATAAGTTAGGGGGAATGGTTGGTCGTCAAGATTATTACAATTCAGTAAATTTTTTCAGCCGGCGTGAAGTACCGACCGTTTTGGATGTGCAGCCCGAAACAACGGGGTGGCCAGTTATTTAA